In Anaerostipes hadrus ATCC 29173 = JCM 17467, a single genomic region encodes these proteins:
- a CDS encoding thiamine phosphate synthase, protein MNKPCFIAVTNRNLCKRPFFDVIEDLSKKDVKTIVLREKDLSEEEYYEIAEKCKEICDRNGASLTIHNFIDVARRLGIKKIHLPYPVFLKEAGNLSDFESVSTSIHKPEEAIKAQKLGVDFVFAGHVFVTDCKKGLPPRGLEFLTDVVNAVKIPVYGIGGINEENITKIMECGAAGGCMMSGFMK, encoded by the coding sequence ATGAACAAACCATGTTTTATCGCAGTGACAAATAGAAATCTATGTAAACGACCATTTTTTGATGTGATCGAGGATCTGTCAAAGAAAGATGTGAAAACGATCGTATTAAGAGAAAAGGATCTGTCAGAAGAAGAGTACTATGAGATCGCAGAGAAATGTAAGGAAATCTGTGACAGAAACGGTGCTTCCTTAACCATTCATAATTTTATCGATGTGGCAAGAAGACTTGGAATCAAGAAGATTCATCTTCCATATCCGGTATTTTTAAAAGAAGCGGGGAATCTGTCTGATTTTGAATCTGTCAGCACATCGATCCATAAGCCAGAAGAGGCGATAAAAGCACAGAAACTGGGGGTGGATTTTGTGTTTGCAGGACATGTCTTTGTGACAGATTGTAAAAAAGGTCTGCCACCAAGGGGACTTGAATTTTTGACGGATGTGGTAAATGCGGTCAAGATTCCGGTGTATGGAATTGGTGGAATTAATGAAGAAAATATTACAAAGATCATGGAATGCGGGGCAGCGGGAGGCTGCATGATGTCAGGATTCATGAAATAA
- the cls gene encoding cardiolipin synthase, protein MKIAEHLTKPISKILKFLLRRLVFVTVAIILQMIWMTYMVVVIGEYSKAIEWVFRIFSITVVIYIANKDDNPAYKLAWTIPILLFPIFGGFLYLVLGDKQPAKKLRMELEQSIEDTEFLLGQDYGVMERLEQEDYQVAGQAKYIDQYGGYPIYENSDAKYYPSGEAMFEELIEDLKKAKHYIFMEFFIVSRGYMWDTILEVLKDRVNDGVEVRFMYDDVGCVDLLPYKYYKELERFGIMAMPFNPIKPFVSTAWNNRDHRKVVVIDGHTAYTGGLNLSDEYINKVERFGYWKDAGLKVTGDAVWNFTVMFLQVWNAIRKTDEGYGAFLPHKHYEDAFKGKGFIQPYADNPLDHEIVGENVYLNIINTANHYVYIYTPYLIIDNEMTTALCLAAKRGVDIKIVTPGIPDKKLVFLLTQSYYKQLVEAGIHIYEYTPGFIHAKCFASDDKVATVGTINMDYRSLYLHFENGVFMYKNDAVMQLKHDMEKTFEISQRITKEMCQGNLRKTLTQSVLRLLAPLL, encoded by the coding sequence ATGAAGATAGCAGAACATTTAACAAAACCAATTTCAAAAATTCTTAAATTTTTACTTCGAAGACTGGTATTCGTGACCGTTGCGATCATTTTACAGATGATCTGGATGACCTATATGGTTGTGGTGATCGGAGAATATTCCAAAGCGATCGAATGGGTATTTCGCATATTTAGCATTACTGTTGTGATCTATATTGCGAATAAAGATGATAATCCGGCGTATAAACTTGCATGGACGATACCAATCCTTTTGTTTCCGATTTTTGGCGGATTTTTATATCTGGTCCTGGGAGATAAGCAGCCAGCGAAGAAGCTCCGTATGGAACTTGAACAGTCGATCGAGGATACAGAATTTCTGCTTGGACAGGATTATGGAGTGATGGAAAGATTGGAACAGGAAGATTATCAGGTCGCAGGACAGGCAAAGTATATAGATCAGTATGGTGGATATCCGATTTACGAGAATTCCGATGCGAAGTATTATCCATCGGGAGAGGCAATGTTTGAAGAACTGATCGAGGACCTTAAGAAGGCAAAGCATTATATCTTTATGGAATTTTTTATTGTTTCAAGAGGATATATGTGGGATACGATCTTGGAAGTTCTGAAAGACAGAGTCAATGATGGTGTTGAAGTACGTTTTATGTACGATGATGTAGGATGTGTGGATCTGCTCCCTTATAAATATTACAAAGAGCTTGAGCGGTTTGGGATCATGGCGATGCCATTTAATCCGATCAAACCATTTGTTTCAACAGCATGGAACAACAGAGATCATAGAAAAGTAGTTGTGATCGATGGGCATACAGCATATACTGGTGGATTGAATTTATCTGATGAATATATTAATAAGGTTGAACGTTTTGGATATTGGAAAGATGCCGGACTTAAGGTGACGGGAGATGCAGTGTGGAATTTCACTGTTATGTTTTTGCAGGTATGGAATGCGATCCGTAAGACAGATGAAGGATATGGAGCCTTTCTGCCACATAAGCATTATGAAGATGCCTTTAAAGGAAAGGGATTTATACAACCTTATGCCGATAATCCATTAGATCATGAGATTGTTGGAGAAAATGTATATTTAAATATCATTAATACTGCAAATCATTATGTTTATATTTACACCCCATATCTGATCATTGACAACGAGATGACAACAGCTCTTTGCCTTGCTGCCAAAAGAGGAGTTGATATAAAGATCGTAACTCCTGGAATTCCAGATAAGAAGTTAGTATTCTTATTGACACAATCTTATTATAAGCAGTTGGTGGAAGCTGGAATTCATATTTATGAATATACTCCTGGGTTTATTCATGCAAAGTGTTTTGCAAGTGATGATAAGGTGGCAACAGTTGGAACGATCAACATGGATTATCGAAGCCTTTATCTGCATTTTGAAAATGGTGTTTTTATGTATAAGAATGATGCAGTTATGCAGTTAAAACATGATATGGAGAAAACATTTGAGATCAGCCAGAGGATTACAAAAGAGATGTGTCAAGGAAATTTAAGAAAAACATTGACGCAGAGTGTCTTACGATTACTGGCACCATTACTATAA
- a CDS encoding class I SAM-dependent DNA methyltransferase: protein MESYRDFARVYDEFMDQTPYDEWLLNILNIFKEYKIDKDAQVLDLGCGTGKMARKLAREGYQVTAVDNSMDMLEIAASEEEDHILYVLQDMVSLELPQQVDAAVSICDCMNYILEEEDLKEAFRRVREFLKEDGVFVFDMNSHYKYKEILACNTFAEDREDASFIWDNFYDEEERINEYQLSLFIQNEQGTYNKYEELHLQKAYEQEEVVSFLYEAGFSSVRVLDAETMDEVKEDTQRLYYIAN from the coding sequence ATGGAAAGTTACAGAGATTTTGCAAGGGTGTATGATGAATTTATGGATCAGACCCCATATGATGAATGGCTTTTAAATATTTTAAATATATTCAAAGAATATAAGATTGATAAAGATGCACAGGTATTAGATCTTGGATGTGGGACAGGAAAGATGGCACGAAAGCTTGCAAGAGAAGGTTATCAGGTTACGGCTGTTGATAATTCTATGGATATGCTGGAGATCGCGGCTAGTGAAGAGGAGGATCATATTTTATATGTATTGCAGGACATGGTGTCATTAGAGCTTCCGCAGCAGGTAGATGCAGCGGTTAGTATCTGCGATTGTATGAATTATATTCTAGAGGAAGAAGATTTAAAAGAAGCATTCAGAAGAGTCAGAGAATTTTTAAAAGAAGATGGTGTGTTTGTATTTGATATGAACAGTCATTATAAGTATAAAGAGATCCTTGCGTGCAATACATTTGCAGAAGACCGTGAGGATGCGAGCTTTATCTGGGATAATTTTTATGATGAAGAAGAACGTATCAATGAATATCAGTTGAGCCTGTTTATTCAGAATGAGCAAGGTACATATAACAAGTACGAAGAATTACATTTACAGAAAGCTTACGAACAAGAAGAGGTTGTAAGCTTTCTTTATGAAGCGGGATTTTCATCCGTGCGTGTTCTGGATGCAGAGACAATGGATGAAGTTAAAGAAGATACACAAAGATTATATTATATTGCAAATTGA
- the hslO gene encoding Hsp33 family molecular chaperone HslO: MNDYIIRGTAANDQVRFFAAYTKDVVETARQKHNTSPVATAALGRLLTAGAMMGSMCKNDSDVITLQIQCSGPIGGLTVTADSKANVKGYVNNPDVMLPPSKEGKLDVGKALDLGVLTVIKDIGLKEPYSGQTHLVSGEIAEDLTYYFAASEQIPTSVALGVLMNKDNTVRQAGGFIIQMMPYAEEETISKLEKKIAEFKSVTYALEHEHTPEKMMEDLLGDMDMKIYEKVPTQFHCNCSKERVEKAVISVGKKEIQNMIDDGEPIEVNCHFCNTHYHYSVDDLKRMLNEATR, from the coding sequence ATGAACGATTATATTATCAGAGGAACAGCAGCAAATGACCAGGTTCGTTTTTTTGCTGCATATACAAAAGATGTCGTGGAGACAGCAAGACAGAAACATAATACAAGTCCGGTAGCAACGGCAGCACTTGGAAGATTATTAACAGCCGGAGCTATGATGGGAAGTATGTGTAAGAATGACAGTGATGTGATCACATTACAGATTCAGTGCAGTGGACCGATCGGTGGGTTGACAGTAACAGCTGATTCTAAGGCAAATGTGAAAGGATATGTAAATAATCCAGATGTGATGCTTCCTCCAAGTAAAGAAGGAAAATTAGATGTTGGGAAAGCATTAGATCTAGGTGTTTTGACAGTGATTAAGGATATTGGATTAAAAGAGCCTTATTCAGGACAGACACATTTAGTATCTGGAGAGATCGCAGAAGATTTAACATATTATTTTGCGGCAAGTGAGCAGATTCCAACATCTGTAGCACTTGGAGTTTTAATGAACAAAGATAACACGGTTCGTCAGGCAGGTGGATTTATCATTCAGATGATGCCATATGCAGAGGAAGAGACGATCAGTAAGTTAGAGAAGAAGATCGCAGAATTCAAATCCGTAACTTATGCATTAGAGCATGAACATACACCAGAGAAGATGATGGAGGATCTCTTAGGTGATATGGATATGAAGATCTATGAGAAAGTTCCAACACAATTTCATTGTAACTGTTCCAAAGAGAGAGTAGAAAAAGCAGTGATTTCTGTTGGAAAAAAAGAGATTCAGAACATGATCGATGATGGAGAGCCAATTGAAGTAAACTGCCATTTCTGTAATACACATTATCATTACAGTGTGGATGATCTTAAGAGAATGTTAAATGAGGCAACAAGATAA
- a CDS encoding fibronectin type III domain protein, with product MRTAKNILLFVFILIISLNVTVHAQENGEKTENPVKVTQESENDKDVPFTNSKGETVYTLSATTRDREGAIMMPKDRILCLTSETVDLSDIEVLIDDSNEQAKKDLEVELISASKNTAKICVNFSNRYVSTDLNWDGKILVKKGNDVIREIAIAYMTPYIRDVHDTGFQTLSSWSGTWGVLDGEQYRSSGIIDVYQDNAQISFTYQSQGNQGVKAFHLYQSGNYTFSDGSYDIKAQNQGIKAYNTVNIRLKPTYIKQLKEELVNDLYQYSLDTKQCVFDDLMIEYEDGCIIGEVTDFVRLGHQATIKPLDKMTLKANIKSTSKIFLQWKKLDRVSGYAIYRYDSGKQRYEKIKTVSTQETSYTDSKLKSGKTYYYKIVPYRSITYTNAGNLCKVVNGSSSNIAKCITKPGKPVIKAKRLGRRIKVKIKKVSGASGYKVYLRKGKKGRYKVVKTYKGNRPRTYKSRKLKRKKMYYVKVRAYKTYQSKKYFGKYSKTKKVKIPKK from the coding sequence ATGAGAACAGCGAAGAATATACTTTTGTTTGTCTTCATACTGATCATAAGTTTGAATGTAACAGTACATGCACAGGAGAATGGAGAGAAGACAGAAAATCCGGTCAAGGTAACACAGGAATCTGAGAATGATAAAGATGTGCCGTTTACGAATAGTAAAGGAGAGACAGTATATACATTGTCTGCAACTACAAGGGACAGAGAAGGTGCGATCATGATGCCGAAAGACCGTATTTTATGTCTTACTTCGGAGACGGTTGATCTAAGTGATATCGAAGTTTTGATCGACGATTCAAATGAACAGGCCAAAAAGGATCTTGAGGTTGAGCTTATATCTGCGTCTAAGAATACCGCAAAGATTTGTGTGAATTTTTCGAATCGGTATGTTTCGACTGATTTAAACTGGGATGGGAAGATTCTTGTAAAAAAAGGCAATGACGTGATCAGGGAGATTGCGATCGCTTATATGACACCATACATAAGAGATGTGCATGATACAGGATTTCAAACGTTAAGTTCATGGTCTGGTACATGGGGCGTTTTAGATGGAGAGCAATATCGCTCCTCTGGGATTATTGATGTGTATCAGGATAATGCACAGATTTCTTTTACCTATCAGTCACAAGGAAATCAGGGAGTGAAAGCATTTCATTTATACCAAAGTGGGAATTATACATTTTCGGATGGATCATACGATATCAAGGCTCAGAATCAAGGTATCAAGGCTTATAATACAGTGAATATCCGTCTGAAACCAACTTATATCAAGCAGTTAAAAGAAGAACTGGTCAATGACCTGTATCAATACAGTTTAGATACAAAGCAGTGTGTGTTCGATGATCTGATGATTGAATATGAAGACGGATGTATCATCGGAGAAGTCACAGATTTTGTGAGACTAGGACATCAGGCAACGATCAAGCCGTTAGATAAGATGACATTAAAGGCAAATATAAAATCTACATCAAAGATTTTTCTTCAGTGGAAGAAACTTGATCGTGTCAGTGGTTATGCGATCTATCGTTATGATTCTGGGAAACAGCGATATGAAAAGATAAAAACAGTTTCAACACAGGAGACTTCCTATACAGATTCTAAGTTAAAATCTGGGAAGACATATTATTATAAAATTGTGCCATATCGTTCCATTACATATACAAATGCTGGAAATTTATGCAAGGTTGTGAATGGTTCATCTTCCAATATCGCAAAATGTATCACAAAACCGGGGAAACCAGTGATAAAGGCAAAGAGATTGGGAAGAAGAATAAAAGTAAAGATTAAAAAAGTAAGCGGAGCCAGTGGATATAAAGTATATTTAAGGAAGGGAAAGAAAGGCCGGTATAAAGTTGTTAAAACATATAAAGGCAATCGGCCCCGTACGTATAAGAGTCGAAAGTTAAAAAGAAAAAAGATGTATTATGTGAAAGTACGTGCATATAAAACATATCAATCCAAGAAATACTTTGGAAAATATTCAAAAACGAAAAAAGTCAAAATTCCAAAGAAGTGA
- the rpiA gene encoding ribose 5-phosphate isomerase A, whose protein sequence is MKRLCAKAALDLVPDHGIIGLGGGETISYLAEDIKEAEKDVKVVTPSDHTAQVCKKLGLEIVDTKEVKEIEIAFDGCDQVDSDLDAYKSGGGIHTLEKIIAKMAKEYVLLVDETKVTDKLNNKVPVVLDIIPEAVNYVTSQVEAMGATVKKRDEHLLEVYYDTLPELEEIDKNLKMITGVIETSLFYQVATKALVAGEEGIRVIK, encoded by the coding sequence GTGAAACGTTTATGTGCAAAAGCGGCACTTGATCTTGTGCCAGATCATGGGATTATCGGACTTGGTGGTGGAGAGACGATCAGTTATCTTGCAGAAGATATCAAAGAAGCTGAGAAAGATGTCAAAGTTGTGACACCATCAGATCATACAGCACAAGTATGTAAAAAGCTTGGATTAGAAATTGTTGATACCAAAGAAGTAAAAGAGATCGAAATTGCATTTGACGGGTGTGATCAGGTTGATTCTGATCTTGATGCATATAAAAGTGGAGGCGGAATTCACACATTAGAGAAGATTATTGCAAAGATGGCAAAAGAATATGTATTACTGGTCGATGAAACGAAAGTAACAGATAAGTTAAATAATAAAGTACCAGTTGTATTAGATATTATTCCAGAAGCAGTGAACTATGTGACAAGTCAGGTGGAAGCAATGGGTGCAACAGTGAAGAAACGTGATGAACATTTACTGGAAGTTTATTATGACACTTTACCAGAACTAGAAGAGATTGACAAAAACTTAAAGATGATCACAGGGGTGATCGAGACATCATTATTTTATCAGGTTGCAACAAAAGCATTGGTTGCAGGTGAAGAAGGAATCAGAGTGATCAAGTAG
- a CDS encoding Gfo/Idh/MocA family protein, protein MSTWGILGCGTIANEMAATFQKMGHEIYGVANRTPEKAEKFADKYGVKHVFKTYEEMLADENIDIIYVATPHSMHYENMKQAVNAGKHILCEKAITVNAAQLEEVLELAEEKGVVVREAMTISHMPLYKKLKERIKEGAIGNTKMVQVNFGSNKGYDSTQRFFALEAAGGALLDIGVYATAFARTFLSEMPNTILTTVEYLETGADEQSGIIMKNTKGEMVVMCLTLRAKQPKRGVVTGDKGYIEVYEYPRACKATITNTATGEVETVEAGKTEDALKYEVEAMEAAIEGNLEDDCQIITKDTMRILTSIKTQWGMKYPFE, encoded by the coding sequence ATGAGTACATGGGGCATTTTAGGTTGTGGAACAATTGCGAATGAGATGGCAGCAACATTTCAGAAGATGGGACATGAAATTTACGGAGTAGCCAATCGTACACCAGAGAAAGCAGAAAAGTTTGCAGACAAATATGGAGTAAAACATGTTTTTAAAACATACGAAGAGATGCTGGCAGATGAAAATATCGATATCATTTATGTTGCAACACCACATAGTATGCATTATGAAAATATGAAGCAGGCAGTCAATGCAGGAAAGCATATCTTATGTGAAAAAGCGATCACAGTGAATGCAGCACAGTTAGAAGAAGTGCTGGAACTTGCTGAAGAAAAAGGTGTGGTAGTCAGAGAAGCAATGACAATTTCACATATGCCTTTATATAAGAAATTAAAAGAACGAATCAAAGAAGGTGCGATCGGTAATACAAAGATGGTACAGGTAAATTTTGGAAGTAACAAAGGTTATGATTCTACACAGAGATTTTTTGCATTAGAAGCAGCTGGCGGAGCTTTATTGGATATTGGAGTATATGCAACAGCATTTGCGAGAACATTTTTAAGTGAGATGCCAAATACGATTCTTACGACTGTAGAATATTTAGAGACAGGTGCAGATGAACAATCTGGGATCATTATGAAGAATACAAAAGGGGAGATGGTTGTTATGTGTCTGACACTTCGTGCAAAACAGCCAAAACGAGGAGTTGTGACAGGTGATAAGGGATATATTGAAGTATATGAATATCCAAGAGCATGCAAAGCAACGATCACCAATACGGCAACTGGAGAAGTTGAGACAGTTGAAGCAGGAAAGACAGAAGATGCTTTAAAATATGAGGTAGAAGCAATGGAAGCAGCGATCGAAGGAAACTTGGAGGATGATTGCCAGATCATTACAAAAGATACGATGCGAATTTTAACAAGTATTAAGACACAGTGGGGAATGAAATACCCATTTGAATAA
- a CDS encoding magnesium transporter CorA family protein: MIQIYKNYEGHKELEELDHIELESWVMITDPTMEELMNISRDYKIDMDDLKAALDTEERSRLENEDDYTMILVNIPVVEEEEGKKWYETIPLGIFITNKIVFTVCLEQTNILKQFVDGLVSNFYTFMKTRFVYQILYNNAALFLYYLRVIDQRANQVEDLLHETYENKDLIQLYDLEKCLVYFTTALKSNEVVLEKLRKHIGLRHYEEDEELLEDVIIENKQAMEMTDIYHNILRSTMSLFGSIIDNNLNQVMKFLAAITIILELPTMISGLYGMNVNGVGMPFATKAYGFAAISIFSLIVCLIAVYILKKKHIL; the protein is encoded by the coding sequence ATGATCCAGATTTATAAGAATTATGAAGGACATAAAGAGTTAGAAGAATTAGATCATATCGAATTGGAATCATGGGTGATGATCACAGATCCAACGATGGAGGAACTCATGAATATTTCGAGAGATTATAAGATTGATATGGATGATCTTAAGGCAGCACTGGATACGGAAGAACGTTCCCGACTGGAGAATGAAGATGATTATACAATGATTCTTGTGAATATTCCGGTTGTAGAGGAAGAGGAAGGAAAGAAATGGTATGAGACGATACCGCTTGGGATTTTTATTACTAATAAGATCGTCTTTACTGTTTGTTTGGAGCAGACGAATATCTTAAAACAATTTGTTGATGGACTGGTATCAAATTTTTATACATTTATGAAGACAAGATTTGTATATCAGATTCTTTACAATAATGCAGCGTTGTTCCTGTATTATCTGCGTGTGATCGACCAGAGAGCAAATCAAGTGGAAGATCTGTTGCATGAGACATATGAGAACAAAGACTTGATCCAATTGTATGATTTAGAGAAATGCCTAGTTTATTTTACAACAGCATTAAAATCAAATGAAGTAGTGTTGGAGAAATTAAGAAAACATATTGGCCTTAGACATTATGAAGAAGATGAAGAACTGTTGGAAGATGTCATCATTGAGAATAAACAGGCGATGGAGATGACGGATATTTATCATAATATCCTGCGAAGTACAATGTCTTTGTTTGGATCGATCATTGATAATAACCTGAATCAGGTTATGAAATTCTTGGCAGCGATCACGATTATTTTGGAATTACCAACGATGATCTCGGGATTGTATGGTATGAACGTCAATGGTGTTGGAATGCCGTTTGCGACGAAAGCATATGGGTTTGCAGCAATCTCGATTTTTTCTTTGATCGTCTGTTTGATCGCGGTGTATATTTTGAAGAAGAAACATATACTATAA
- the sigG gene encoding RNA polymerase sporulation sigma factor SigG codes for MARKKVEICGVNTSSLPLLSEEEKEDLFERIEQGDLLAREHYIKGNLRLVLSIIQRFSGSNENADDLFQVGCIGLMKAIDNFDRNLNVKFSTYAVPMIIGEVKRYLRDNHSMRVSRSLRDTAYKAINAREVLTKKLNHEPTIDVIAKEIDMKKEDVLFALDAIATPLSLYEPVYQDGGDTLYLMDQVKDKKNKEDSWVESIALKEAMEHLPDREYDIIKMRFFEGKTQTEVADEIAISQAQVSRLEKNALKHMKNHLV; via the coding sequence ATGGCACGAAAAAAAGTAGAAATCTGTGGCGTTAACACTTCTTCTCTCCCTTTACTTTCTGAAGAAGAAAAAGAAGATTTATTTGAACGGATCGAGCAAGGTGATCTTCTTGCCAGAGAACATTATATCAAAGGAAATCTACGACTTGTTCTCAGTATCATCCAACGATTTTCAGGAAGTAATGAAAATGCAGATGATCTTTTTCAAGTTGGCTGCATCGGTCTTATGAAAGCTATTGATAATTTTGACCGGAATCTAAATGTGAAATTCTCTACTTATGCTGTTCCCATGATCATTGGTGAAGTCAAACGCTATCTTCGCGATAATCATAGTATGCGTGTAAGTCGTTCTCTTCGTGATACCGCATATAAAGCGATCAATGCAAGAGAAGTTCTTACCAAAAAATTAAATCATGAGCCTACGATCGACGTCATTGCAAAAGAAATCGATATGAAAAAAGAAGATGTTTTATTTGCACTTGATGCGATCGCAACCCCTCTTTCTCTTTATGAACCTGTTTATCAGGATGGAGGTGATACTCTTTACCTTATGGATCAGGTAAAAGATAAAAAAAACAAAGAAGATAGCTGGGTGGAATCCATTGCCTTAAAAGAAGCAATGGAACATCTTCCAGATCGAGAATATGATATTATCAAAATGCGATTCTTTGAAGGAAAAACACAAACAGAAGTTGCAGACGAAATCGCCATTTCCCAGGCACAAGTCAGCCGTCTGGAAAAAAACGCCCTAAAACACATGAAGAACCACTTAGTGTGA
- a CDS encoding substrate-binding periplasmic protein — protein sequence MKKILASLMMVGLIFCLGGCNVPWMKQKTEKTKAAKVIQADKVEGTMKGMKLKVGVSNDMAPFSYYDSEQKKITGFDIDLLDKLSEYLGFEYELYPMNMKKLEQKIKNKELDLAIAGISITDERQREFSFTDTYYETYLQIVVRKDSQITDRKEITEKKVGVVEGTSSAQYAEDYLSEDNKITYYKNITKVWNDLEKGTIDATIYDTTGIQNYMQEHADNTNLSVLNEQLNSEESNYGIMFVKGYKYLDQFNVALQVLNNDGTYQKLKEQWIKTKE from the coding sequence ATGAAGAAGATATTAGCATCGCTTATGATGGTTGGACTTATTTTTTGTCTTGGTGGATGCAACGTTCCATGGATGAAACAAAAGACAGAGAAAACGAAGGCTGCGAAAGTTATTCAGGCAGATAAAGTTGAAGGGACAATGAAAGGAATGAAATTAAAGGTTGGTGTATCGAATGATATGGCACCATTTTCATATTATGATAGTGAGCAGAAGAAGATCACAGGGTTTGATATTGATCTTCTTGATAAACTTAGTGAATATCTGGGCTTTGAATATGAATTATATCCAATGAATATGAAGAAATTAGAGCAAAAGATCAAGAACAAAGAATTAGATCTTGCAATCGCAGGAATTTCAATCACAGATGAAAGACAGAGAGAGTTTTCATTTACAGACACTTATTATGAAACATATCTTCAGATCGTGGTCAGAAAAGACAGCCAGATCACAGATCGTAAGGAGATTACAGAGAAGAAGGTCGGTGTTGTAGAAGGAACATCCAGTGCACAATATGCGGAGGATTATTTGTCAGAGGATAACAAGATCACATATTATAAAAACATTACAAAAGTATGGAACGATCTTGAAAAAGGAACGATCGATGCAACGATTTATGATACAACAGGAATCCAGAATTATATGCAAGAACACGCAGATAATACGAATCTTAGTGTGTTGAATGAACAACTTAATTCTGAGGAAAGTAATTATGGGATTATGTTTGTGAAGGGATACAAATATCTGGATCAGTTTAATGTAGCACTTCAGGTTCTCAATAATGATGGGACGTATCAGAAGCTTAAGGAGCAGTGGATCAAGACAAAAGAATAA